The following coding sequences lie in one Streptomyces xiamenensis genomic window:
- a CDS encoding DUF3592 domain-containing protein, translating to MDLLVFLVPIVTGIVWAGSGVYFLMTDNELRRCGIRTEARVVGPVPGVTASHSRSYGNWVINPLLSFTTPDGRTVEQGIGSKKRAVRVRANTQVTVFHSPDDPSRLAIDGHGVRGRAYTDIVLGVSLVAICALLMSRVL from the coding sequence ATGGATCTGCTGGTCTTCCTGGTCCCGATCGTTACCGGCATTGTCTGGGCCGGGAGCGGTGTGTACTTCCTGATGACCGACAACGAACTGCGCCGCTGCGGCATCCGCACCGAGGCCCGAGTGGTCGGCCCCGTCCCTGGCGTCACGGCATCGCACTCCCGCAGCTACGGCAACTGGGTGATCAACCCCCTGCTCAGCTTCACCACCCCGGACGGCCGAACCGTTGAGCAGGGAATCGGCAGCAAGAAGCGCGCCGTCCGAGTCCGCGCGAACACCCAAGTCACCGTGTTCCACTCCCCGGACGACCCGAGCAGACTTGCCATCGACGGCCACGGAGTCCGTGGACGCGCCTACACCGACATCGTGCTGGGAGTCTCCCTGGTCGCCATCTGCGCGCTGCTGATGAGCAGGGTGCTCTGA
- a CDS encoding secondary thiamine-phosphate synthase enzyme YjbQ, with product MSDYFHTSVLQLTTGSAEAVIDLTHRCHKFLADVAPGSDGLLNIFVPHATAGVAILETGAGSDEDLLAALNDLLPADDRWRHRHGSRGHGRDHVLPALVPPHATLPVMAGRLQLGTWQSVCLVDTNKDNLHRQVRLTFLG from the coding sequence ATGAGCGACTACTTCCACACGAGCGTGCTCCAGCTGACCACCGGATCCGCCGAGGCGGTGATCGACCTGACCCACCGCTGCCACAAATTCCTCGCCGATGTCGCACCGGGCTCGGACGGACTCCTCAACATCTTCGTCCCGCACGCCACCGCCGGCGTCGCCATCCTGGAAACCGGCGCCGGCAGCGACGAGGACCTGCTGGCCGCCCTCAACGACCTGCTCCCGGCCGACGACCGCTGGCGCCACCGCCACGGCTCCCGCGGCCACGGCCGCGACCACGTGCTGCCCGCCCTGGTCCCGCCGCACGCCACCCTCCCGGTCATGGCGGGCCGCCTGCAACTGGGCACCTGGCAGTCGGTCTGCCTGGTGGACACCAACAAGGACAACCTCCACCGCCAGGTGCGCCTGACCTTCCTGGGCTGA
- a CDS encoding LacI family DNA-binding transcriptional regulator, which yields MAQTVGIKEVARHAGVSVGTVSNVINRPHMVAEETRERVLGAIGELGYVRSESARQLRAGRSRIISLLVLDMANPFFVDVASGAERVARGASLGVMLCNSAQSVTEEADYLSLFAEQRVRGVLVTPADLTGRNLTEFRRHRIPFVLVDRVLPSAEGCSVSVDDVLGGRLAAQHLLDQGHASIAYVSGPMSLQQCRDRRDGALAALTDAGLDASALHVLEADRLDVPEGRDAGARLLGMDPRPSAVFCANDLLALGVLQALFAEGVRVPEDIALVGYDDIEFAAAAAVPLTSVRQPAVRMGRQAAELLLEETGDEADRHRHQSIVLEPELIVRDSTLAPRH from the coding sequence GAACGTGATCAACCGCCCCCACATGGTCGCCGAGGAGACCCGCGAGCGGGTGCTCGGCGCGATCGGCGAGCTGGGCTACGTCCGCAGCGAGTCCGCCCGCCAGCTGCGGGCCGGCCGCAGCCGCATCATCTCGCTGCTCGTGCTGGACATGGCGAACCCGTTCTTCGTGGACGTCGCCTCCGGCGCCGAGCGCGTCGCACGCGGCGCATCGCTGGGCGTGATGCTGTGCAACAGCGCCCAGAGCGTCACCGAGGAGGCCGACTACCTCTCCCTCTTCGCCGAACAGCGGGTGCGCGGCGTCCTCGTCACCCCGGCCGATCTGACCGGCCGCAACCTCACCGAGTTCCGCCGGCACCGCATTCCCTTCGTTCTGGTGGACCGCGTGCTGCCCAGCGCCGAGGGCTGCTCGGTCTCCGTCGACGACGTCCTGGGCGGCCGGCTGGCGGCCCAGCACCTGCTCGACCAGGGGCACGCGTCGATCGCCTATGTGAGTGGGCCGATGTCGCTCCAGCAGTGCCGGGACCGCCGGGACGGCGCCCTGGCCGCGCTGACCGACGCCGGCCTCGACGCGTCGGCGCTGCACGTGCTGGAGGCCGACCGCCTCGATGTCCCCGAGGGTCGCGACGCCGGCGCCCGGCTGCTGGGCATGGACCCCCGGCCCTCGGCCGTCTTCTGCGCCAACGACCTGCTGGCCCTGGGCGTGCTCCAGGCCCTGTTCGCCGAGGGCGTGCGGGTGCCCGAGGACATCGCCCTGGTCGGCTACGACGACATCGAGTTCGCCGCGGCCGCCGCCGTGCCGCTCACCTCGGTACGCCAGCCCGCCGTCCGGATGGGCCGCCAGGCCGCGGAACTCCTGCTGGAGGAGACCGGCGACGAGGCCGACCGTCACCGGCACCAGAGCATCGTTCTGGAGCCCGAACTCATCGTCCGCGACTCCACCCTGGCGCCCCGTCACTGA